A single Anopheles funestus chromosome 2RL, idAnoFuneDA-416_04, whole genome shotgun sequence DNA region contains:
- the LOC125762304 gene encoding cryptochrome-2 yields the protein MAKRETIVHWFRKGLRIHDNPALSIAVDKVRENPAKYYLRPVFVLDPGIRKWLRVGPNRWRFLQQTLVNLDENLRSINSRLYVVRGNPVEIFPKLFTEWNVSLLTFEHDIEPYAVKRDKTVEDLAKKHNVKIHVEKSHTIFDPDTIVRKNAGKPPLTYQKYATLASACKIPQALPVPKKLPANCGVPEPDKEERKNPTCYDPPTMKELGVKEGTISECKFPGGETEALRRMDEALSRKTWVCNFEKPNTSPNSLEPSTTVLSPYLKFGCLSVRLFYSRVSEIIKGQKHSQPPASLIGQIMWREFYYCVAAVTPSFDKMAGNNVCLQVDWDTNQDHLDAWTNGRTGYPFIDAIMRQLRQEGWIHHLARHAVACFLTRGDLWISWEEGQRVFEELLLDADWALNAGNWMWLSASAFFHQFFRVYSPVAFGKKTDPEGKFIRKYVPELARFPAGIIYEPWKANLETQKKLGCIIGKDYPQRIVVHEEISKVNIQRMSAAYKRNKAQKEHDLDGDSAPGASSAGKKRPSSTKANAAPKKRKLEATIEKFLKKK from the exons ATGGCCAAACGTGAAACTATCGTGCACTGGTTCCGGAAAGGATTGCGTATTCACGACAATCCAGCTCTTTCGATTGCAGTCGATAAAGTGCGTGAAAATCCCGCCAAATATTATCTCCGGCCAGTGTTTGTGCTTGATCCGGGTATACGCAAATGGTTGCGCGTTGGACCGAATCGGTGGCGATTTTTGCAGCAGACGCTGGTtaatttggatgaaaatttgcGTTCCATTAACTCGAG GCTGTACGTCGTGCGTGGCAATCCAGTGGAAATATTTCCAAAACTATTTACAGAATGGAACGTGTCGTTGTTAACTTTCGAACATGATATTGAACCATACGCCGTGAAACGAGACAAAACCGTTGAGGATCTGGCAAAAAAGCACAACGTGAAGATTCACGTGGAAAAATCGCACACAATCTTTGATCCCGATACCATCGTGAGAAAAAACGCTGGCAAGCCGCCACTGACCTACCAAAAGTATGCAACGCTTGCGTCGGCTTGTAAAATACCCCAGGCGTTACCGGTGCCTAAAAAACTTCCCGCCAACTGTGGTGTCCCGGAGCCGGATAAAGAGGAGCGAAAAAATCCTACCTGTTACGATCCCCCAACGATGAAGGAACTGGGGGTGAAGGAAGGTACAATAAGTGAATGTAAGTTTCCGGGCGGCGAAACGGAAGCTTTGCGTAGGATGGATGAAGCCCTCAGTCGGAAGACGTGGGTCTGTAACTTCGAGAAGCCGAACACCTCTCCAAATTCTCTCGAACCATCTACCACGGTTCTGAGTCCGTACTTAAAGTTTGGATGCCTGAGCGTGCGGCTGTTCTATAGCCGTGTATCAGAGATTATCAAAGGGCAGAAACATTCCCAACCCCCTGCATCGTTAATCGGACAGATAATGTGGCGCGAATTCTATTACTGCGTAGCAGCTGTAACTCCCAGCTTCGATAAGATGGCCGGCAACAATGTTTGTTTGCAGGTTGATTGGGACACTAACCAGGATCATCTGGATGCTTGGACCAACGGGCGGACGGGTTATCCGTTTATCGACGCTATCATGCGCCAGTTGCGCCAGGAAGGTTGGATACATCACCTTGCACGTCATGCCGTAGCTTGCTTCTTGACGCGTGGCGATCTCTGGATATCGTGGGAAGAAGGACAACGAGTGTTCGAAGAATTGCTGCTGGATGCCGACTGGGCATTGAATGCCGGAAACTGGATGTGGTTGTCCGCTTCTGCCTTCTTTCATCAATTCTTCCGTGTGTACAGCCCGGTAGCATTTGGCAAAAAGACCGACCCGGAGGGAAAGTTTATCCGCAAGTACGTACCGGAACTGGCACGCTTTCCTGCCGGAATCATCTACGAACCGTGGAAGGCGAATCTCGAAACGCAAAAGAAGCTGGGTTGCATTATCGGGAAGGATTATCCGCAGCGGATAGTTGTACACGAGGAAATATCAAAGGTAAATATACAACGCATGTCAGCCGCTTATAAGCGcaacaaagcacaaaaagaACACGATCTGGACGGTGACAGTGCGCCAGGCGCTAGTTCGGCCGGTAAAAAGCGTCCATCGTCGACAAAAGCTAATGCTGCGCCTAAGAAGCGGAAGCTTGAAGCTACAATAGAAAAGTTCttgaaaaagaagtaa
- the LOC125762305 gene encoding synaptotagmin-1 has translation MKTPIVSWFSQSADGVNPTQIAIYGSVSFLVVSLLGLLIYITCSKRYRLNWYEKNLLESAKEREAAQRGSRQGHITCPIAYNVDAVAGTSRYLNRANGAGGSPQTRADHPPFWASQGLYRKSDSRGQLIDTSDEETTGEDSGDSACSSSRSVIAAPSGAVAIASTGKHVVLVTSSPAKPTTSMVSTGAAGGSTAGSSKVDQAKIDMLDSVSTCSTASRDELGGEDARGAIHLTLSYDPAAGILNVKLVEAQDLQPQDFSGTADPYAKIRLLPDRNNMWQTRIHKKTLNPVFDEDFVFEVRSATIGRRTLEILLFDFDAYSRHVCIGGVQFPLAQVCLAERIDIWRPLLPYTEQDNKQDLGDLMVSLSYLPAAEKLTVVIIKARNLRVIDGTRNSSDPYVKVCLYNADGRRIKKRKTTVARNTTAPVYNEALTFDISREMLRDCSIEFQVLHDSLLGRNETLGRATVGSGPEFRQENRKFFDELFRTRAATAQWISLCELKLKSDTTSKKK, from the exons ATGAAGACTCCAATCGTCAGTTGGTTCAGTCAGTCGGCGGATGGCGTAAATCCCACGCAGATAGCCATCTACGGTTCGGTTTCGTTCCTTGTCGTCTCGCTGCTCGGTTTGCTGATCTACATTACCTGTTCGAAGCGTTACCGGCTCAATTGGTACGAAAAGAATCTCCTCGAATCGGCCAAGGAGCGTGAAGCGGCTCAACGTGGCAG CCGCCAGGGACACATAACCTGCCCAATTGCGTACAATGTGGATGCCGTTGCTGGGACGTCACGCTATCTAAATCGAGCCAATGGTGCCGGTGGTAGCCCACAGACGAGAGCCGACCATCCTCCGTTCTGGGCATCGCAGGGTCTTTACCGGAAGAGTGACAGCCGGGGGCAGTTGATTGACACATCGGATG AGGAAACAACTGGCGAGGACAGTGGTGATTCTGCCTGCAGCAGTAGTAGGTCAGTTATTGCGGCACCCAGCGGTGCGGTGGCCATCGCCAGCACGGGTAAACATGTCGTGCTTGTTACGTCAAGCCCGGCCAAACCTACCACCTCAATGGTGTCTACGGGGGCGGCTGGCGGAAGCACAGCCGGCTCAAGCAAGGTTGACCAAGCTAAGATCGATATGCTAGACTCCGTCAGCACGTGTAGTACGGCTAGCCGGGACGAGCTTGGCGGTGAGGACGCCCGTGGTGCGATACATCTGACACTGAGCTACGATCCTGCTGCCGGCATCCTAAACGTGAAGCTGGTCGAG GCCCAGGACCTGCAGCCACAGGACTTTAGCGGGACGGCAGACCCATACGCCAAGATAAGGTTGCTGCCCGATCGGAACAATATGTGGCAGACGAGGATTCACAAGAAAACGCTCAACCCTG TATTTGATGAAGACTTTGTGTTTGAGGTGCGTTCCGCTACGATCGGCAGGCGAACACTCGAGATTCTTCTGTTCGACTTTGACGCGTACTCACGTCACGTGTGCATCGGTGGCGTACAGTTTCCACTGGCACAAGTTTGTCTGGCCGAACGAATAGACATCTGGCGTCCACTGTTACCATATACCGAACAGGACAACAAGCAAGATTTAGGCGATTTGATGGTTTCGCTATCATATCTCCCCGCGGCGGAAAAGCTCACGGTCGTCATCATTAAGGCACGCAATCTGCGCGTCATCGACGGTACACGGAATTCATCCGATCCGTACGTGAAGGTGTGCCTGTACAACGCGGATGGACGACGTATCAAGAAGCGCAAGACGACGGTGGCACGCAACACGACCGCACCCGTCTACAATGAGGCCCTCACCTTCGATATTAGCCGCGAAATGTTGCGGGACTGTTCGATCGAGTTCCAGGTGCTGCATGACAGTTTGTTGGGTAGGAATGAAACGCTTGGCCGAGCGACGGTCGGCAGTGGGCCAGAGTTTCGGCAGGAAAACCGAAAGTTCTTCGACGAGTTGTTCCGTACACGGGCTGCCACTGCCCAGTGGATATCATTGTGTGAGCTGAAGTTGAAATCGGACACGACGTCAAAGAAAAAGTGA
- the LOC125762318 gene encoding serine/threonine-protein phosphatase 2A activator — protein sequence MSESGADGEPRQVFVVPEKLVKSPTDMELWRMSECYYDLLGFISSMSVALQGTRNSQEVPIPPVVEKLMKVLDRLEQLAIETPPVDQPARFGNVAFKSWYQKMQSESVQLISDVLPDPLKEATKELCVYFVDCFGNPTRIDYGTGHELAFIMFLMCLFKIGAFERKDEVAVGLKLFQKYIILARKLQVTYRMEPAGSHGVWSLDDFQFVPFIWGSAQLAVNSPIEPAQFVEEKSIAKYKKELMFVSCIDYIQQVKTGHFAEHSNQLWSISAVPQWSKISTGLIKMYQKEVLSKFPVIQHVYFGSILTLKTVKPGTMLPNPRLGMIPRQQVPVLPAVPAPPKFPGGDGM from the exons ATGTCTGAAAGTG GTGCTGATGGTGAACCACGGCAGGTGTTTGTGGTGCCGGAAAAGCTGGTAAAATCGCCCACTGATATGGAGCTGTGGAGAATGTCCGAATGTTACTACGATTTGTTGGGATTCATCAGCAGCATGTCTGTGGCGTTGCAAGGAACGCGCAACAGCCAGGAAGTGCCGATACCGCCAGTGGTTGAAAAGCTCATGAAGGTGTTAGACCGACTGGAACAGCTGGCAATCGAAACACCCCCGGTTGATCAGCCGGCACGATTCGGTAACGTAGCGTTCAAGAGTTGGTATCAAAAGATGCAATCGGAAAGCGTGCAGCTCATTAGCGATGTACTGCCGGATCCGCTGAAAGAGGCAACGAAGGAGCTGTGCGTCTACTTTGTCGATTGTTTCGGGAATCCAACACGTATTGATTACGGTACTGGACACGAGTTAGCTTTCATCATGTTTCTGATGTGCTTATTTAAGATCGGTGCTTTCGAGCGTAAAGATGAAGTAGCAGTCGGATTGAAG CTGTTTCAGAAATACATCATACTGGCAAGAAAGCTACAGGTGACGTACCGTATGGAACCGGCCGGTAGCCATGGTGTGTGGAGTTTGGATGACTTTCAGTTCGTTCCCTTCATATGGGGCAGTGCGCAGCTTGCCGTGAACAGTCCAATCGAGCCAGCGCAGTTCGTGGAAGAGAAATCGATcgcaaaatacaaaaaggagCTTATGTTTGTCAGCTGCATCGACTACATACAGCAGGTGAAGACGGGCCATTTTGCCGAACACTCGAATCAGCTCTGGAGCATCAGCGCAGTTCCGCAGTGGTCAAAGATCAGCACCGGACTGATTAAAATGTACCAAAAGGAGGTGCTGTCGAAGTTTCCCGTCATTCAGCACGTGTACTTCGGATCAATACTTACGTTAAAAACGGTTAAACCAGGCACGATGTTGCCCAATCCAAGGCTGGGCATGATTCCGCGGCAGCAGGTTCCGGTACTGCCGGCAGTACCAGCACCTCCAAAGTTTCCCGGTGGCGATGGAATGTGA
- the LOC125774936 gene encoding trypsin-1-like → MAGVLLVLLHGFAVCGKHSDPSLPNTLRVIGGNTSDIDRFPWMAALYYRERFTCGGSLINDRYILTAAHCVVRLDAAEFEVYLRRSNIVTLNVDAVHRRVLRIITNLYQQLRNNNDVALLLLKDPIRVEDGLVPICLPVDGSTFDGREAIVTGWGTTESGELSEHLQQLTVPILTNQQCRKSGYFRFQITAKMLCAGYLEGGRDSCQGDSGGPLQLTKSESGQQQIVGVVSWGKACAQRNYPGVYARVTRFVSWIRRQSRGACWCSG, encoded by the exons ATGGCGGGTGTCCTGCTTGTG CTCTTGCATGGTTTTGCAGTCTGCGGTAAGCACTCCGATCCATCGCTGCCGAACACGTTGCGTGTAATCGGTGGCAACACTTCCGACATTGACCGGTTCCCTTGGATGGCGGCCCTCTACTATCGGGAACGATTCACCTGCGGTGGAAGTTTGATTAATGATCGCTACATCCTGACAGCGGCACACTGTGTGGTACGGTTGGATGCGGCTGAGTTCGAAGTGTACCTTAGACGGTCCAACATTGTCACCCTGAACGTGGACGCCGTACATCGCCGGGTGCTTCGGATCATAACGAATCTATACCAGCAACTTCGAAATAACAACGATGTAGCACTGTTGCTACTAAAAGATCCGATTCGGGTTGAGGACGGTTTAGTGCCAATCTGTCTGCCCGTTGATGGATCGACCTTTGATGGAAGAGAAGCAATCGTTACGGGCTGGGGTACGACAGAAAGTGGCGAACTGTCGGAACACCTGCAGCAACTAACTGTGCCGATCCTAACTAACCAACAGTGCCGCAAGTCGGGCTACTTTCGCTTCCAGATTACGGCAAAAATGCTATGTGCCGGATATCTGGAGGGAGGACGCGATTCATGCCAGGGTGATAGTGGAGGCCCTTTGCAGCTGACAAAGAGTGAAAGCGGTCAGCAGCAGATTGTGGGCGTTGTGTCCTGGGGCAAAGCGTGCGCCCAACGGAACTATCCCGGAGTGTACGCGAGAGTTACCCGGTTTGTGAGCTGGATTCGAAGGCAAAGCCGTGGTGCTTGCTGGTGCAGCGGGTGA
- the LOC125762280 gene encoding uncharacterized protein LOC125762280 translates to MVKLITSSVTPGNPVMRCQCLSVSVSRHSVFICRSQVNVCKMFSRTVICFLVLCTTRIVFADEGDYISIFTTGSFAGSDNVSIILANMDTTASTFEIENIGMEEGDVIVSTTVDPKHVQLYVIPHEWSHAIDEEAIQLDIVTSSSTAEEARLTGQIELAQQPKVLIQLSDVFHTPGDFLKFRILLTDEVNKPLARAKQPFNLTIALQHEAQHMVASWDISLYPGDIYSGQHLFADDRDIGDWNLTVKIGEQTTTKQFQVMLHSAPIHKITINTGEMNTFSDTGIEIIVKGTYIFGKPIDGMLTLTITENGHLLTERILPFPGVKYVDIPYYHLFGERNLSKPRTILINATVVTKHGLSQRSYQQIKTVPIYSSPYKIEALRTVDFTPGQDATLFIRAMKANGKALEELKPTKNKISVSVKLEHEGGSNNLNFDQMLDNDDTAMVSIPTDSLTELLTAHVRYMDVSTSITLEPAYSQQIYVHVDKFNHRKPRDDFKLGIVSSHEMDGVLAVIRKHTGENIPLFINCDRQNYHEQYVPLVRPRDVKRVYVFARFYGTLVQASTPYQDVPALEQEVVLSVDETNIRVFTRGETARVGIAVYEGSLDVAELESIHTRSMFSGTVYPENEYFFPLSINDLQVMPPQPHLDEDNNKYQKWNMETSSPINRLLLWKEATTSDGKATFQFNLPPQINQMTVSAFVFSPTGGLGIAEPVHRQRQQDILIHLHIPYSAKKMEAVTVDIYIVNNRNQTVDFVLVELLNKANEFIFLNNFGRTDAIQKTVYGRLQPNEVQRAEFLIRPKKLGSITLKANAYTHGNVIARAETILRTIPESVQQVGNIVRLFSVDNSTASLDDVKIPIPHTVDVGTEKITFSLLREQLQIAALPVSILLDKLVQADPFTMAMKASLTLDVLALGQLDWTERKVLAKNMTGEAVITILGYAQTDGSFSIPDQHTPSSKCWDTVIAVQALTHANEHLKNTTVSASIARALDWLKDRQASDGHFCTDDGEQTELQRIEKTAHVLLMYLSMRNSAWRYVAVIDKARNYLLSKTSVLHEPYHLGLVAHVLTAFLKPVTGKEDLPLINAKLSYILGELLDRKKRSSSGLKLWWSSTASATDLDTTAYVLMLFTSKKRLADAAPIVNWIKGQPYRRATTSITPNSHIGLRALIEYAKYTTFLEQQYNALIIASDKTGEIARYELHHDTGNHVLKLPSTTRTVSFSINGTISGAFEINYSYMESVTQQIQKFDIALLRYETSNEDYTDWGICIRFLPKGFDDKTHMVTCEISFPTGYIALDDSVDELNQLEDVVATVLRNDETQLAITFEEIGLQQKCFNVTGFRQSVETRQLPGTIKVFDLADASNVAFKQMGTKN, encoded by the exons ATGGTAAAATTGATAACCTCTTCCGTGACACCGGGGAATCCCGTAATGCGTTGCCAATGCCTATCAGTTTCAGTTTCGAGACATTCAGTCTTCATCTGTCGGTCGCAAGTGAACGTTTGCAAAATGTTCTCCCGAACAGTGATCTGCTTTTTAGTTTTGTGTACAACCAGAATCGTGTTTGCCGATGAAGG CGATTACATTTCCATATTCACTACCGGATCATTTGCAGGAAGTGATAATGTCAGCATCATATTAGCAAACATGGACACGACGGCCAGTACGtttgaaatagaaaacatCGGAATGGAAGAAGGTGATGTGATCGTTTCTACCACCGTCGATCCAAAGCACGTACAGCTCTACGTTATTCCACACGAATGGAGTCACGCAATTGATGAAGAAGCGATTCAATTAGACATCGTTACCTCATCCAGCACGGCTGAAGAAGCGCGCCTTACGGGACAAATTGAGCTGGCCCAGCAGCCCAAGGTGTTGATTCAACTTAGCGATGTGTTCCATACACCAGGCGACTTTTTGAAGTTCCGTATCTTACTAACGGACGAAGTGAACAAACCGTTGGCAAGAGCGAAGCAACCGTTCAACCTGACGATAGCTTTGCAGCACGAAGCACAACACATGGTAGCTTCTTGGGATATATCGCTCTACCCAGGTGACATCTACAGTGGTCAGCATCTGTTCGCCGATGATCGTGATATTGGAGATTGGAACTTGACTGTGAAGATCGGAGAGCAAACCACAACGAAACAATTTCAAGTGATGCTGCATTCTGCTCCGATTCACAAAATAACGATCAATACAGGAGAAATGAACACATTTTCCGATACCGGCATTGAGATCATTGTTAAGGGTACTTACATTTTCGGAAAGCCGATCGATGGAATGTTAACACTCACAATTACTGAAAATGGACATCTTCTCACGGAGAGAATACTACCCTTTCCTGGAGTAAAGTATGTCGACATTCCGTATTATCACCTTTTCGGAGAACGGAATTTATCTAAGCCAAGAACTATTCTTATCAACGCAACAGTGGTCACTAAGCATGGATTAAGTCAACGTAGTTACCAACAAATCAAAACTGTACCTATTTACTCGTCCCCCTACAAAATCGAGGCGCTGAGAACGGTTGATTTCACACCAGGACAAGATGCAACACTCTTCATTAGAGCGatgaaagcaaatggaaaagcaCTGGAAGAACTAAAACCCACAAAAAATAAGATTTCCGTTAGTGTAAAGCTTGAACACGAGGGTGGTAGTAATAATCTAAATTTCGATCAAATGTTGGATAATGACGACACGGCAATGGTTTCTATCCCAACTGATAGCTTAACGGAGCTGCTAACGGCTCACGTTCGGTATATGGATGTGTCCACTTCTATAACCCTAGAACCAGCCTACAGTCAACAGATCTACGTGCATGTAGACAAATTTAACCATCGCAAACCAAGGGACGATTTCAAGCTTGGAATAGTATCTTCACATGAGATGGACGGAGTACTGGCGGTGATTCGTAAACATACTGGTGAAAACATTCCACTCTTCATAAACTGCGATCGTCAAAATTATCACGAGCAATACGTCCCACTGGTTCGTCCGCGTGATGTGAAGCGAGTGTACGTTTTTGCTAGATTTTACGGAACATTGGTGCAAGCTTCCACACCCTACCAGGATGTTCCTGCTCTAGAACAAGAG GTAGTTCTATCAGTGGATGAAACGAACATAAGGGTATTCACGCGAGGAGAAACTGCTCGTGTTGGTATAGCAGTTTATGAAGGTTCACTGGATGTAGCTGAATTGGAAAGCATCCATACACGATCGATGTTCAGTGGAACAGTGTATCCAGAG aatgaatattttttcccattaTCCATCAACGACTTGCAAGTGATGCCACCACAACCACACTTGGACGAGGACAACAACAAGTatcaaaaatggaacatgGAAACATCATCACCTATAAATCGTTTACTTCTGTGGAAAGAAGCAACTACTAG CGATGGAAAAGCTACGTTCCAATTCAATCTTCCTCCGCAAATCAATCAGATGACGGTAAGTGCATTTGTATTTAGCCCCACTGGAGGACTTGGTATTGCAGAACCGGTACATAGACAACGGCAGCAGGACATACTGATTCACCTTCATATACCATACTCGGCAAAGAAGATGGAAGCAGTTACGGTTGATATTTACATTGTAAATAATCGCAACCAAACAGTGGACTTTGTGCTGGTGGAGCTATTGAACAAAGCTAACGAATTCATCTTTCTCAACAACTTCGGACGCACTGATG CTATTCAGAAAACCGTGTACGGTAGGCTACAACCGAACGAGGTACAGCGTGCAGAGTTCCTGATACGTCCCAAGAAGTTAGGCTCGATCACACTGAAAGCAAATGCCTACACCCATGGCAACGTAATTGCTAGAGCAGAAACTATACTTCGTACCATACCAGAGAGTGTACAACAAGTTGGTAACATCGTGCGTTTGTTTAGCGTAGACAATTCCACCGCAAGTTTGGACGACGTTAAAATACCAATTCCGCATACGGTTGATGTTGGAACAGAGAAAATAACTTTCTCACTTCTCCGTGAACAGCTTCAAATTGCTGCTCTTCCGGTGAGCATACTGCTTGACAAGCTTGTCCAGGCAGATCCGTTTACAATGGCCATGAAGGCTTCCCTGACGTTGGACGTGCTGGCATTAGGTCAGCTGGATTGGACCGAACGAAAAGTCCTGGCAAAAAACATGACAGGCGAAGCGGTTATTACGATCCTAGGTTATGCGCAAACGGATGGATCGTTTAGTATTCCCGATCAACATACGCCTTCCTCTAAATGTTGGGATACGGTTATTGCAGTACAAGCACTAACCCATGCCAATGAACATCTCAAAAATACAACTGTCTCGGCCTCTATTGCACGTGCACTAGACTGGTTGAAGGACAGACAGGCAAGTGATGGTCATTTCTGTACTGACGATGGTGAACAAACTGAGCTGCAACGTATTGAAAAGACAGCTCACGTGCTGTTGATGTATCTCAGCATGAGGAACTCCGCATGGCGTTACGTTGCGGTTATCGACAAGGCAAGAAACTACCTACTTTCCAAAACTTCCGTACTACACGAACCGTACCATCTAGGACTGGTTGCCCACGTGTTGACAGCCTTTTTAAAACCTGTCACAGGAAAGGAAGATCTTCCCTTGATCAATGCAAAATTGTCCTACATTTTGGGTGAACTTTTGGACAGGAAAAAGCGAAGCTCTTCCGGATTGAAGCTGTGGTGGAGTTCTACAGCTTCTGCAACGGATCTAGATACAACCGCATACGTGCTGATGCTTTTCACCTCCAAAAAGCGCCTCGCTGACGCAGCACCAATAGTCAATTGGATTAAAGGGCAACCGTACCGTCGTGCGACAACTTCAATTACACCCAATTCCCATATTGGCCTCCGTGCCCTGATCGAGTATGCAAAATATACAACTTTTCTCGAACAGCAATACAATGCATTGATCATCGCAAGTGATAAAACTGGTGAGATAGCGCGATATGAGCTGCATCATGATACTGGTAATCATGTACTGAAGCTTCCATCGACCACCCGAACGGTAAGCTTCTCGATCAATGGTACTATTTCGGGTGCGTTTGAAATAAACTACAGTTACATGGAGAGTGTGACCCAGCAAATTCAAAAGTTCGACATCGCTCTGTTACGGTACGAAACCTCCAACGAAGATTACACCGATTGGGGCATTTGCATTCGATTCCTGCCGAAAGGATTCGACGATAAAACCCACATGGTTACGTGTGAGATCTCTTTCCCGACGGGGTACATTGCACTAGACGATAGTGTGGATGAATTAAACCAACTAGAAGATGTAGTC GCCACCGTCCTGAGAAACGATGAAACCCAACTGGCGATTACGTTTGAAGAAATTGGGTTACAGCAGAAGTGTTTCAATGTGACTGGTTTTCGACAAAGTGTGGAAACTCGTCAACTACCCGGTACAATTAAGGTGTTCGATTTAGCTGACGCGT CCAACGTTGCATTCAAACAAATGGGAACTAAAAACTGA
- the LOC125762327 gene encoding probable NADH dehydrogenase [ubiquinone] 1 alpha subcomplex subunit 12 — MARYVGLDKLGKLFNYIRDNGGIRASLYKLYRMDEMKSGRLVGEDKYGNKYYEDPSQFYGRNRWVEYAAHWNLEYDGSQIPAEWFGWMHYKTDLPPNRDGNRPHYSWMIDHSDNVSGTKDAYMPYSTTRPKVEAWDPKKSLPK; from the exons ATGGCTCGTTACGTAGGTTTGGATAAGCTCGGCAAGCTGTTCAACTATATCCGCGACAATGGAGGCATTCGTGCCAGTTTGTATAAGCTGTACAG aatggatgaaatgaaatcgGGTCGTTTGGTCGGTGAAGATAAGTATGGTAACAAGTACTACGAGGATCCGTCACAGTTTTATGGCCGTAACCGTTGGGTAGAGTATGCAGCGCACTGGAACCTGGAGTACGATGGTTCCCAAATCCCGGCTGAATGGTTCGGTTGGATGCACTACAAG ACTGATCTGCCACCAAATCGCGACGGAAACCGTCCGCACTACTCGTGGATGATCGATCATAGTGATAATGTGTCCGGAACTAAAG atgCCTACATGCCATACTCAACAACCCGTCCTAAGGTTGAAGCATGGGATCCGAAAAAGTCGCTACCGAAATGA